A genomic segment from Curtobacterium sp. MCSS17_007 encodes:
- the purU gene encoding formyltetrahydrofolate deformylase: MTDPTPTHWTLTLVCDDQPGIVHAVSGAVVAAQGNITESQQFSSADTNSFFMRLQVMAPVDRATFEQALAPVVERYDARVQLDVVGRPLRTLVLVSKAGHCLNDLLYRQRGGQLPIEVPLVLSNHADLSGLASFYSVPFEHRPVTDADSKRAMEQRILEAVEEHDIELVVLARYMQILSPELCTALEGRAVNIHHSFLPGFKGANPYRQAHARGVKLIGATAHFVTSDLDEGPIIEQNVVRVDHTKEPSELVSIGQDEESRTLTQAVRWIAEDRVLLDGARTIIFR; encoded by the coding sequence GTGACCGACCCGACCCCCACGCACTGGACCCTCACGCTCGTCTGCGACGACCAGCCCGGGATCGTGCACGCCGTGTCCGGAGCCGTCGTCGCTGCGCAGGGCAACATCACCGAGTCGCAGCAGTTCTCGAGCGCCGACACGAACTCCTTCTTCATGCGCCTGCAGGTGATGGCGCCCGTCGACCGCGCGACCTTCGAACAGGCACTCGCCCCGGTCGTCGAGCGCTACGACGCCCGGGTGCAGCTCGACGTCGTCGGACGCCCCCTGCGCACCCTCGTGCTCGTGTCGAAGGCGGGCCACTGCCTCAACGACCTGCTGTACCGGCAGCGCGGCGGACAGCTCCCCATCGAGGTCCCGCTCGTGCTCTCGAACCACGCCGACCTGTCCGGGCTGGCCTCGTTCTACTCCGTGCCGTTCGAGCACCGCCCCGTCACCGACGCGGACTCGAAGCGGGCGATGGAGCAGCGCATCCTCGAGGCCGTCGAGGAGCACGACATCGAGCTCGTCGTCCTCGCCCGCTACATGCAGATCCTGTCGCCGGAGCTCTGCACCGCGCTCGAGGGCCGCGCGGTCAACATCCACCACTCGTTCCTGCCCGGCTTCAAGGGCGCGAACCCCTACCGACAGGCGCACGCCCGCGGCGTGAAGCTCATCGGAGCGACCGCGCACTTCGTGACGAGCGACCTCGACGAGGGCCCGATCATCGAGCAGAACGTCGTCCGGGTGGACCACACGAAGGAGCCGTCCGAGCTGGTCTCGATCGGGCAGGACGAGGAGTCCCGGACGCTGACGCAGGCGGTGCGCTGGATCGCGGAGGACCGCGTCCTGCTCGACGGCGCCCGCACCATCATCTTCAGGTAG
- a CDS encoding YrdB family protein has translation MTNAPQSPVDWNDVPPPSDAAPARRRVSGWTVLRVFVCAFGLLSLAYWGYLSWPFPFPGVLFMVGAPLFAAVVWFLFRSPRSPIDTDVVGKVIVETALVIAAGATWISLGHPVVGLVFVLVAALSVVVAFRRETV, from the coding sequence ATGACGAACGCACCGCAGAGTCCCGTCGACTGGAACGACGTGCCGCCGCCCTCGGATGCGGCTCCGGCCCGTCGCCGCGTCTCCGGGTGGACCGTGTTGCGCGTGTTCGTGTGCGCGTTCGGCCTGCTGTCGCTGGCGTACTGGGGCTACCTCTCGTGGCCGTTCCCGTTCCCGGGCGTGCTGTTCATGGTCGGGGCACCGCTGTTCGCCGCGGTCGTGTGGTTCCTCTTCCGCTCGCCGCGGTCGCCGATCGACACCGACGTCGTCGGCAAGGTCATCGTCGAGACCGCGCTCGTCATCGCCGCCGGCGCCACCTGGATCTCGCTCGGGCACCCGGTGGTCGGGTTGGTCTTCGTGCTGGTCGCGGCGCTCTCCGTGGTGGTCGCGTTCCGGCGGGAGACGGTGTGA
- the nagA gene encoding N-acetylglucosamine-6-phosphate deacetylase, whose translation MSSGLEARRTLVRAGRLVDTAGVVDDGWVLLSGGVIEAVGSGAGLPDTASGAEVVDLGDAVLTPGFIDLHGHGGGGAAYEDDSFDAALAVHRAHGTTRSVLSLVANPVPSLAASLDRIRTIAATDPLVLGAHLEGPFLSPHNKGAHEESHLIGPTPATVDALLGAGAGILRQVTIAPELPGALDAVRRFVDAGVVVAVGHTVCSYDQARAAFDAGATVLTHACNAMPGLHHRAPGPLGAALEDDRVTLELILDGVHVHPAVARVLLRSAPGRVALITDAMGAAGAPDGSYMLGSLAVDVVDGVARVAGTDTIAGSTLTQDAALRLAVSAAGATLPEAVAALTSVPAAALGLSDRLGRIAPGYAADLVALSPALEVQRVWGAGVPLQ comes from the coding sequence GTGAGCAGCGGCCTGGAGGCGCGGCGCACCCTGGTCCGCGCCGGCCGCCTCGTCGACACGGCCGGCGTGGTCGACGACGGCTGGGTCCTGCTCTCGGGTGGGGTGATCGAGGCGGTCGGCTCGGGTGCCGGCCTGCCGGACACCGCTTCGGGCGCCGAGGTCGTCGACCTCGGCGACGCCGTCCTGACCCCCGGCTTCATCGACCTGCACGGACACGGCGGGGGCGGTGCCGCCTACGAGGACGACTCCTTCGACGCCGCCCTCGCGGTGCACCGGGCGCACGGGACGACCCGGTCGGTCCTGTCCCTCGTCGCGAACCCCGTGCCGTCGCTCGCCGCGTCGCTCGACCGCATCCGCACCATCGCCGCGACCGATCCGCTCGTGCTCGGGGCGCACCTCGAGGGCCCGTTCCTCTCGCCGCACAACAAGGGCGCGCACGAGGAGTCCCACCTGATCGGTCCGACACCCGCGACCGTGGACGCCCTGCTCGGTGCCGGCGCCGGGATCCTGCGGCAGGTCACCATCGCGCCCGAGCTGCCGGGAGCGCTCGACGCCGTGCGCCGCTTCGTCGACGCCGGGGTCGTGGTCGCGGTCGGCCACACCGTCTGCTCGTACGACCAGGCCCGCGCGGCCTTCGACGCGGGGGCGACGGTGCTCACCCACGCGTGCAACGCCATGCCCGGGCTGCACCACCGGGCGCCGGGGCCCCTCGGCGCCGCCCTCGAGGACGACCGGGTGACGCTCGAGCTCATCCTCGACGGCGTGCACGTGCACCCCGCCGTCGCCCGGGTGCTGCTCCGGTCGGCTCCCGGTCGCGTCGCGCTCATCACCGACGCGATGGGTGCCGCCGGGGCCCCGGACGGCTCCTACATGCTCGGGTCGCTCGCGGTGGACGTGGTGGACGGCGTCGCCCGGGTCGCGGGGACGGACACCATCGCCGGCTCGACGCTCACGCAGGACGCGGCGCTGCGGCTCGCGGTCTCCGCCGCAGGGGCCACGCTGCCCGAGGCGGTCGCGGCGCTGACGAGCGTCCCCGCGGCGGCGCTGGGGCTCAGCGACCGCCTGGGTCGGATCGCGCCCGGGTACGCAGCCGACCTCGTGGCGCTCTCCCCCGCGCTCGAGGTGCAGCGGGTGTGGGGCGCGGGCGTCCCGCTGCAGTGA
- a CDS encoding aminotransferase class I/II-fold pyridoxal phosphate-dependent enzyme: MSVMVSVFDAQRTRTSEKYTAYPSEVLPMFVAEMDSVPAEPVREALERAVRNGDTGYVGHTRVLPEVFADFADRRWGWDVDPDLVRTTTDVSVAAVEVLRRIIDPGDQVVLMPPVYPPFWEYVREAGGAVTEVPLLTPDGAPDPFDTTAGWRMDLAGIERAFAEGARTVLLCNPHNPLGLVHAREDLVALARLAAEWDAVVVSDEIHAPLVHADAVFTPFLDCGPEAVEHGVALTSASKAWNLAGTKCALMVGASERARGWFDGLPVEVVERTGILGYTASVAAFRDGEPWLASLLAELAGNRRVLAEELGRALPGAGYRQPQASYLAWLDLRALPWGDDPALQLVDAAKVALTNGRDFGRPGIGHARLNFGCSEETLREGLARLASAR, translated from the coding sequence ATGAGCGTCATGGTCTCGGTCTTCGATGCACAACGGACCCGCACGAGCGAGAAGTACACGGCGTACCCGTCCGAGGTGCTGCCGATGTTCGTCGCCGAGATGGACTCGGTCCCCGCCGAGCCGGTGCGCGAGGCCCTCGAGCGCGCGGTCCGGAACGGCGACACCGGGTACGTCGGGCACACCCGCGTGCTGCCCGAGGTGTTCGCCGACTTCGCCGACCGCCGGTGGGGGTGGGACGTCGACCCCGACCTCGTCCGGACCACCACCGACGTGTCGGTCGCGGCGGTCGAGGTGCTCCGTCGCATCATCGACCCCGGCGACCAGGTCGTCCTCATGCCGCCCGTCTACCCACCGTTCTGGGAGTACGTCCGCGAGGCCGGCGGTGCCGTCACCGAGGTCCCGCTGCTCACCCCGGACGGAGCGCCCGACCCGTTCGACACCACCGCCGGGTGGCGGATGGACCTCGCCGGGATCGAGCGCGCCTTCGCCGAGGGCGCTCGAACGGTGCTGCTCTGCAACCCGCACAACCCCCTCGGGCTCGTGCACGCCCGCGAGGACCTCGTGGCGCTCGCACGGCTCGCCGCGGAGTGGGACGCCGTCGTCGTGTCGGACGAGATCCACGCGCCGCTCGTGCACGCCGACGCGGTGTTCACCCCGTTCCTCGACTGCGGGCCGGAGGCCGTGGAGCACGGTGTCGCCCTGACGAGCGCGAGCAAGGCGTGGAACCTGGCGGGGACGAAGTGCGCCCTGATGGTCGGCGCGTCCGAGCGGGCACGCGGCTGGTTCGACGGACTGCCCGTCGAGGTCGTCGAGCGCACCGGGATCCTCGGTTACACCGCGAGCGTGGCCGCCTTCCGCGACGGGGAGCCGTGGCTCGCGTCCCTGCTCGCCGAGCTGGCCGGCAACCGCCGCGTCCTCGCCGAGGAGCTCGGCAGGGCCCTGCCCGGCGCGGGGTACCGGCAGCCGCAGGCCTCCTACCTGGCCTGGCTCGACCTCCGCGCACTGCCGTGGGGCGACGACCCCGCCCTGCAGCTGGTGGACGCGGCGAAGGTCGCGCTGACGAACGGGCGCGACTTCGGGCGGCCGGGCATCGGCCACGCACGGCTCAACTTCGGGTGCTCCGAGGAGACCCTGCGCGAGGGGCTGGCGCGCCTGGCGTCAGCCCGCTGA
- the nagB gene encoding glucosamine-6-phosphate deaminase: MEIIILPTPAEVGRVAAAKIASVVAEKPSAVVGLATGSSPQGIYADLRRRVDAGEVSFAAARGFALDEYVGIPLEHPESYASVIARDVVEPLGFDPSRVRVPDGRAGDLAFAAKEYDAAIRAAGGVDVQILGIGANGHIGFNEPTSSFASRTRIKTLAPSTREANARFFDSLDDVPTHCMTQGLGTILEARELVLVAQGSAKADAVAAAVEGPLSSFVPGSALQLHEHATVVVDEEAAAGLRLADYYRYTYANKPEWQRFE, encoded by the coding sequence GTGGAGATCATCATCCTGCCGACGCCGGCCGAGGTCGGACGCGTCGCCGCCGCCAAGATCGCCTCGGTCGTCGCCGAGAAGCCGTCCGCCGTCGTGGGCCTCGCCACCGGCTCGAGCCCGCAGGGCATCTACGCCGACCTGCGCCGCCGGGTCGATGCGGGCGAGGTGTCGTTCGCCGCCGCCCGTGGATTCGCCCTCGACGAGTACGTCGGGATCCCGCTCGAGCACCCGGAGTCCTACGCCTCGGTCATCGCCCGCGACGTCGTCGAGCCGCTCGGCTTCGATCCGTCGCGTGTCCGTGTGCCGGACGGCCGAGCCGGGGACCTGGCGTTCGCGGCGAAGGAGTACGACGCCGCGATCCGGGCCGCCGGCGGGGTCGACGTGCAGATCCTCGGCATCGGGGCGAACGGGCACATCGGGTTCAACGAGCCGACGTCGTCGTTCGCGTCCCGCACGCGCATCAAGACGCTCGCGCCGTCCACGCGCGAGGCCAACGCCCGCTTCTTCGACTCGCTCGACGACGTGCCGACGCACTGCATGACGCAGGGGCTCGGCACGATCCTCGAGGCGCGCGAGCTCGTCCTCGTCGCGCAGGGCTCCGCGAAGGCCGATGCCGTGGCGGCCGCGGTCGAGGGGCCGCTGTCGTCCTTCGTGCCCGGGTCGGCGCTGCAGCTGCACGAGCACGCGACCGTCGTGGTGGACGAGGAGGCGGCCGCCGGGCTGCGCCTGGCCGACTACTACCGCTACACGTACGCGAACAAGCCGGAGTGGCAGCGCTTCGAGTGA
- a CDS encoding NUDIX domain-containing protein: MPTPDFVLALREKVGTDPLWMTGITAVVTRGEGPDRELLVVRRADNGALTPVTGIVDPGEEPAVAAEREVLEEADVVAVTERLTWVHVLPEMTYPNGDRAQYLDLVFACRYVSGTPAPADGENTEAFWARLDDLPDMSADMLARVRAGLSDEPAARFER, encoded by the coding sequence ATGCCGACCCCTGACTTCGTCCTGGCCCTCCGCGAGAAGGTCGGGACCGACCCGCTCTGGATGACGGGCATCACCGCGGTGGTCACCCGCGGCGAGGGCCCGGACCGCGAGCTGCTCGTCGTCCGTCGCGCCGACAACGGTGCGCTGACGCCGGTGACCGGCATCGTCGACCCGGGCGAGGAACCCGCCGTCGCCGCCGAGCGCGAGGTGCTCGAGGAGGCCGACGTCGTCGCGGTCACCGAACGGCTGACGTGGGTGCACGTCCTGCCCGAGATGACGTACCCGAACGGCGACCGGGCGCAGTACCTCGACCTCGTGTTCGCCTGCCGGTACGTGTCCGGCACGCCTGCTCCCGCGGACGGCGAGAACACCGAGGCGTTCTGGGCGCGGCTCGACGACCTGCCGGACATGTCCGCCGACATGCTGGCACGGGTCCGGGCGGGCCTGTCCGACGAGCCGGCCGCGCGCTTCGAGCGCTGA
- a CDS encoding ABC transporter ATP-binding protein produces the protein MTVTAPVAPASLSTEGAAVELEAVEKHYGSHRALAGLSLRIEPGEFVSLLGPSGCGKTTALRALAGLEAIDGGAIRIDGTDVASVPVEKRDIGMVFQQYSLFPHMTVRQNVSFGLEMRKVPAAARRERVIEALDMVHLADFADRFPHQLSGGQQQRVALARALVTRPRVLLLDEPLSALDAKVRVSLRDEIRRIQSDLGITTVFVTHDQEEALAVSDRIAVMNAGDIEQVGTPEELYRRPVSAFTADFVGQSNRLRGDLRDGDVFVYGFRVPALDAGTPDGPVIAHVRPEDVAFAAEGVTGTVVASSFLGSIRRTTVRLDDDTVVTVQHEVGDRRTAGDAVALRLLGAPVAVAPLA, from the coding sequence ATGACCGTCACCGCCCCCGTCGCCCCGGCGTCGCTGTCCACCGAGGGCGCGGCCGTGGAGCTCGAGGCCGTCGAGAAGCACTACGGCTCCCACCGCGCGCTCGCCGGCCTGTCGCTCCGCATCGAACCGGGCGAGTTCGTCTCGCTGCTCGGGCCGTCGGGCTGCGGCAAGACCACCGCGCTCCGTGCCCTCGCCGGCCTCGAGGCGATCGACGGCGGCGCGATCCGCATCGACGGGACGGACGTCGCATCGGTGCCGGTCGAGAAGCGGGACATCGGCATGGTGTTCCAGCAGTACTCGCTGTTCCCGCACATGACCGTGCGGCAGAACGTCTCGTTCGGCCTCGAGATGCGGAAGGTCCCCGCGGCCGCCCGGCGCGAGCGCGTCATCGAGGCGCTCGACATGGTGCACCTCGCGGACTTCGCCGATCGGTTCCCGCACCAGCTCTCGGGAGGCCAGCAGCAGCGTGTCGCCCTCGCCCGCGCGCTCGTGACACGGCCCCGTGTGCTGCTGCTCGACGAGCCCCTCTCGGCGCTCGATGCGAAGGTGCGGGTGTCCCTGCGCGACGAGATCCGCCGGATCCAGAGCGACCTCGGCATCACGACCGTGTTCGTGACCCACGACCAGGAGGAAGCCCTCGCCGTCTCCGACCGCATCGCGGTGATGAACGCCGGCGACATCGAGCAGGTCGGCACGCCCGAGGAGCTCTACCGCCGCCCGGTCTCGGCCTTCACGGCGGACTTCGTCGGCCAGTCGAACCGTCTCCGCGGTGACCTGCGCGACGGTGACGTGTTCGTGTACGGCTTCCGCGTGCCCGCCCTCGACGCCGGGACGCCCGACGGCCCGGTGATCGCCCACGTCCGCCCGGAGGACGTTGCCTTCGCCGCGGAGGGCGTCACCGGTACCGTCGTGGCCTCGAGCTTCCTCGGGTCGATCCGCCGCACGACGGTCCGGCTCGACGACGACACGGTCGTGACGGTGCAGCACGAGGTCGGCGACCGCCGCACGGCGGGTGACGCCGTGGCCCTGCGGCTGCTCGGCGCCCCGGTCGCTGTCGCCCCGCTCGCGTAG
- a CDS encoding ABC transporter permease subunit, giving the protein MTATPRPGGPTRVGRFGVAPSRVTAVVVLALVGLVFAVPLVALAQFTFRQGTDGALTLDHYAAIVDPANAFTYRPVFDGLGASLLIAVITVAIVLLVLLPAQIVTALRYPRLRRVLEFVCLVPITVPVVVLVVGFIPVYQVVAQVFGSGAWTLAFAIGIVSLPFAFRPIAAALTAIDVAVLAEAARSLGASWWTVTWRILLPNLRRGITAACFLTITVVLGEYTLASFLSRTTFQTALVLVQQTDPYVAAIFSLAALLFGFLLLVVIGRVGASRRRTTKESA; this is encoded by the coding sequence GTGACCGCCACGCCCCGTCCTGGAGGCCCGACCCGCGTCGGCCGCTTCGGCGTCGCCCCGTCACGGGTCACCGCCGTCGTCGTGCTCGCCCTGGTCGGACTCGTCTTCGCCGTGCCACTGGTCGCCCTGGCCCAGTTCACGTTCCGGCAGGGCACTGACGGCGCGCTCACCCTCGACCACTACGCCGCGATCGTCGACCCGGCGAACGCGTTCACCTACCGACCGGTGTTCGACGGCCTCGGTGCGTCCCTGCTCATCGCCGTGATCACCGTCGCCATCGTGCTGCTCGTCCTCCTGCCCGCGCAGATCGTCACCGCGCTCCGCTACCCCCGCCTGCGCCGCGTGCTCGAGTTCGTCTGCCTGGTGCCGATCACCGTGCCCGTCGTGGTGCTCGTCGTCGGCTTCATCCCCGTGTACCAGGTGGTGGCGCAGGTCTTCGGGTCGGGCGCCTGGACCCTCGCCTTCGCGATCGGCATCGTCTCGCTGCCGTTCGCGTTCCGCCCGATCGCCGCGGCGCTGACCGCGATCGACGTCGCCGTGCTCGCCGAGGCCGCCCGCTCCCTCGGCGCGTCGTGGTGGACGGTCACGTGGCGGATCCTGCTGCCGAACCTCCGCCGCGGCATCACCGCCGCGTGCTTCCTGACCATCACGGTCGTCCTCGGCGAGTACACCCTCGCCTCGTTCCTGTCCCGCACGACGTTCCAGACCGCGCTGGTGCTCGTGCAGCAGACCGACCCCTACGTGGCTGCGATCTTCTCGCTCGCCGCGCTGCTGTTCGGGTTCCTGCTGCTCGTCGTCATCGGCCGGGTCGGGGCGTCCCGCCGGCGCACCACCAAGGAGTCCGCATGA
- a CDS encoding ABC transporter permease subunit, producing MTTASAPGGSAFAPGAGTAAPVAAATSAAPASVEPSGADAATRGAGTRARRRPGLAWLGLTPFAAYVLLFLAVPAVIAVGSGFTTGDGAVTLANLAAFGDPSVLRAFGGSFGLSAVSAVIGAVVGALVCWALSALRPDGLVRSMIDSAASVLAQFGGVMLAFAFIATIGVQGLVTTWLVSTFHVDLNADGAFLYTVPGLVIPYVYFQVPLMVLTFMPALEGVRSQWGEAAATLGASRATYWRRIALPVLAPAFWGSLLLLFANAFSSFATAAALISQGGIVPLTIRAQLTSETLIGLQNVAGVLALGMVVVMAAVMGAYSLLQRRAARWQR from the coding sequence ATGACGACCGCATCGGCGCCGGGCGGCAGCGCGTTCGCCCCGGGCGCGGGCACGGCGGCGCCGGTCGCCGCCGCCACCAGCGCGGCACCGGCCTCCGTCGAGCCGTCCGGCGCCGATGCAGCCACCCGTGGCGCCGGGACCCGTGCTCGCCGCCGCCCGGGTCTCGCCTGGCTCGGCCTCACCCCGTTCGCCGCCTACGTCCTGCTGTTCCTGGCCGTCCCGGCCGTGATCGCCGTCGGCAGCGGGTTCACCACCGGTGACGGTGCCGTCACCCTCGCGAACCTCGCGGCCTTCGGCGACCCGTCCGTCCTCCGCGCCTTCGGTGGCTCGTTCGGCCTCTCCGCGGTCTCGGCCGTGATCGGCGCCGTCGTCGGAGCCCTCGTCTGCTGGGCGCTCTCGGCGCTCCGGCCGGACGGACTCGTCCGTTCGATGATCGACTCGGCAGCCAGCGTCCTCGCGCAGTTCGGCGGCGTGATGCTCGCGTTCGCGTTCATCGCCACGATCGGCGTGCAGGGGCTCGTCACCACGTGGCTCGTCTCGACGTTCCACGTCGACCTCAACGCGGACGGCGCCTTCCTCTACACGGTGCCCGGCCTCGTCATCCCCTACGTCTACTTCCAGGTGCCGCTCATGGTCCTCACGTTCATGCCCGCCCTCGAGGGCGTCCGGTCCCAGTGGGGCGAGGCCGCCGCCACCCTCGGCGCCTCGCGCGCGACCTACTGGCGCCGCATCGCCCTGCCCGTGCTGGCACCGGCGTTCTGGGGGTCGCTGCTCCTGCTCTTCGCGAACGCGTTCTCGTCGTTCGCCACGGCGGCGGCCCTCATCTCGCAGGGCGGCATCGTCCCGCTGACGATCCGCGCGCAGCTCACGAGCGAGACGCTCATCGGGCTGCAGAACGTCGCCGGTGTCCTCGCCCTCGGCATGGTGGTCGTCATGGCGGCCGTGATGGGCGCCTACTCGCTGCTCCAGCGTCGTGCCGCGCGGTGGCAGCGGTGA
- a CDS encoding ABC transporter substrate-binding protein, translating into MQHTRTLAGIALAAAAVVTLAGCSATSSASTSSDADWKTATSAESAGGMDALVEAAKAEGQLNVIALPPTWANYGKIIDGFEQKYDIKVNSANPNGSSADEVAAVKSQKGQSTAPDVLDLGNAVMQQNLDLLTDYKVANWSDIPETLKDKDGKWTRDYTGLMSIGYDSSKITDAPKDLDDLLGSEYKGKVSIAGDPTQANQAASAVYLAALENGGSADDISKGVEYFGKLKQAGNFQNVLPSQATVASGETPVVIQWSYNNLAWGPAAGASGNKNWKTVVPEGQALGSYYSQAISKDAPHPAAARLWQEYIASPDAQNLYLQAGAFPSTLAALQQSGKVDEDALEAAGGMPKDYVELTDAQVADAAKVLAAKWSATMGS; encoded by the coding sequence GTGCAGCACACCCGCACCCTGGCCGGCATCGCCCTGGCCGCAGCAGCAGTCGTCACCCTGGCCGGTTGCTCGGCCACGAGCAGCGCGTCGACGTCGAGCGACGCCGACTGGAAGACCGCCACGAGCGCCGAGTCCGCCGGCGGCATGGACGCCCTCGTCGAGGCCGCGAAGGCCGAGGGACAGCTCAACGTGATCGCGCTGCCGCCGACCTGGGCGAACTACGGCAAGATCATCGACGGCTTCGAGCAGAAGTACGACATCAAGGTCAACTCGGCGAACCCGAACGGTTCGAGCGCCGACGAGGTCGCCGCGGTGAAGTCGCAGAAGGGCCAGTCGACGGCACCCGACGTGCTCGACCTCGGCAACGCGGTGATGCAGCAGAACCTCGACCTGCTCACCGACTACAAGGTGGCGAACTGGTCGGACATCCCGGAGACGCTGAAGGACAAGGACGGCAAGTGGACGCGTGACTACACGGGCCTCATGTCGATCGGGTACGACTCCTCGAAGATCACGGACGCCCCGAAGGACCTGGACGACCTGCTCGGCAGCGAGTACAAGGGCAAGGTCTCGATCGCGGGCGACCCGACGCAGGCGAACCAGGCCGCTTCGGCGGTGTACCTCGCCGCGCTCGAGAACGGCGGCTCGGCCGATGACATCAGCAAGGGCGTCGAGTACTTCGGCAAGCTCAAGCAGGCCGGCAACTTCCAGAACGTCCTGCCGTCGCAGGCGACGGTCGCCTCGGGGGAGACCCCGGTCGTGATCCAGTGGTCGTACAACAACCTCGCGTGGGGTCCGGCTGCCGGTGCGTCGGGGAACAAGAACTGGAAGACGGTCGTCCCCGAGGGACAGGCGCTCGGCTCGTACTACTCGCAGGCGATCAGCAAGGACGCCCCGCACCCCGCGGCGGCCCGCCTGTGGCAGGAGTACATCGCCAGCCCGGACGCGCAGAACCTCTACCTGCAGGCAGGCGCCTTCCCGTCGACCCTCGCCGCGCTCCAGCAGTCCGGCAAGGTCGACGAGGACGCGCTCGAGGCTGCGGGCGGGATGCCGAAGGACTACGTCGAGCTGACCGACGCGCAGGTGGCCGACGCCGCGAAGGTCCTCGCCGCGAAGTGGTCCGCCACGATGGGGTCCTGA
- a CDS encoding YdeI/OmpD-associated family protein, with amino-acid sequence MRVGRGGLDVRSRGALDWYDAGSRRPRGAVTTADSREARVQFTTTVLQARKTATGLPVPEDVIDALGSGKRPAVVVTIDGGYSYRSTVGVMGGQFLVPLSEAHRTAAGIAAGDTVEVALEVDTLPRTVELPTDLASAFEAAGVSAAYETLSASRQRALVDPVLAAKAPETRQRRVEKAVEALRG; translated from the coding sequence GTGAGGGTCGGTCGCGGCGGGCTCGACGTCCGCTCGCGCGGTGCGCTCGACTGGTACGACGCGGGGTCGCGTCGGCCGCGCGGGGCGGTCACGACCGCGGACAGCCGGGAGGCACGGGTGCAGTTCACGACGACGGTCCTGCAGGCGAGGAAGACGGCCACCGGACTGCCCGTCCCGGAGGACGTCATCGACGCGCTCGGCTCCGGGAAGCGTCCCGCCGTGGTCGTCACGATCGACGGCGGGTACTCCTACCGGTCCACGGTCGGGGTGATGGGCGGACAGTTCCTGGTTCCGCTGTCCGAGGCGCACCGGACGGCCGCGGGCATCGCCGCCGGGGACACCGTCGAGGTCGCGCTCGAGGTCGACACCCTGCCGCGGACCGTCGAGCTGCCGACGGACCTGGCGTCGGCGTTCGAGGCGGCCGGGGTCAGCGCGGCCTACGAGACCCTGTCGGCGTCACGGCAGCGGGCGCTCGTGGACCCGGTGCTCGCGGCGAAGGCACCGGAGACGCGACAGCGCCGGGTCGAGAAGGCCGTGGAGGCGTTGCGGGGGTAG
- a CDS encoding NAD(P)H-hydrate dehydratase — MSTEQLTPNFLRDWPLPEPGAGKYGRGEVLVVGGAARTPGAAMLSALAALRVGAGRLTLAVAESVATEVAVAVPESGVAPLAEDESGHIAVGAIDAIADDAGGADAVLIGPGLDEPDGTRALVAGIADVVGDETLVVLDAFALGVAADVLDELQPLRGRLVMTPNSGEAERLLGRTCGDDDAADALAIAQRFGAVVALSDVIAAPDGRTWLKGTGAGGLGTSGSGDVLSGVVVGLLARGAEPAQAAAWASSVHATAGDRLAVQVGPLGYLANELLAEIPKVLVELGR; from the coding sequence GTGTCGACTGAACAGCTCACCCCGAACTTCCTGCGTGACTGGCCGCTGCCCGAACCAGGTGCGGGCAAGTACGGACGCGGCGAGGTTCTCGTCGTCGGCGGCGCCGCTCGTACGCCGGGTGCTGCCATGCTGTCGGCGCTCGCCGCGCTTCGGGTCGGCGCGGGACGACTCACCCTCGCGGTCGCCGAGAGCGTCGCCACCGAGGTGGCGGTCGCCGTCCCCGAGTCAGGCGTGGCTCCGCTCGCCGAGGACGAGTCCGGACACATCGCGGTCGGCGCGATCGACGCGATCGCTGATGACGCCGGTGGCGCTGACGCAGTCCTGATCGGCCCCGGGCTCGATGAGCCCGACGGCACGCGAGCGCTCGTGGCGGGTATCGCCGACGTCGTCGGCGACGAGACCCTCGTGGTGCTCGACGCCTTCGCCCTGGGGGTGGCTGCCGACGTCCTCGACGAGCTGCAGCCGCTCCGAGGACGCCTCGTTATGACCCCCAACAGCGGTGAGGCCGAGCGTCTGCTCGGTCGGACGTGCGGCGACGACGACGCCGCCGATGCGCTCGCGATCGCCCAGCGCTTCGGCGCGGTCGTCGCCTTGTCCGACGTGATCGCAGCACCCGACGGCCGCACCTGGCTCAAGGGGACGGGTGCGGGCGGGCTCGGCACGAGCGGCAGTGGCGACGTGCTCTCAGGCGTGGTCGTCGGGCTGCTCGCACGCGGGGCCGAACCAGCACAGGCGGCAGCATGGGCATCCTCCGTGCACGCCACCGCGGGAGACCGGCTCGCGGTGCAGGTCGGACCACTCGGCTACCTGGCGAATGAGCTCCTCGCTGAGATTCCCAAGGTATTGGTCGAACTCGGTCGCTGA